Proteins from one Streptomyces sp. NBC_00289 genomic window:
- a CDS encoding FAD-dependent oxidoreductase translates to MLRVAVVGSGPSGCYTAQSLVQLDSEVHVDVLDRLPCPYGLVRYGVAPDHEKIKSLQGNLRTVLEHERVRFLGGVRIGPGGLSGARLRELYHAVVYCVGAATDRHLGIPGEELPGSWSATEFVSWYSAHPDAAVDGFVRGARSAVVIGVGNVAVDVARMLARGPAELSPTDMPQAALSALAASRVTDIHMAGRRGPSQARFTTKELRELGAMPETDVRADPAELAQDPAYLDPSGLPAAQRRNVEVLRDWTRTPATGAPRRIRLRFFLRPVALLPDGGRVGAVRFERTRPDGQGGVTGTGRYEDVEAQLVLRSVGYRGVPLEGLPFDAATGTVPHLAGRVLREGVVAPGEYVAGWIKRGPTGVIGTNRPCAKETVLSLLEDADVIVRKEIPADPPAVLRAEGIDPVEWSGWQAIERAEARLGASLGRGVVKLPDWESLLTAARGTAS, encoded by the coding sequence GTGCTGCGTGTCGCCGTCGTCGGCTCCGGGCCGAGCGGGTGCTACACCGCCCAGAGCCTGGTCCAGCTGGACTCCGAGGTACATGTCGACGTCCTGGACCGGCTGCCGTGCCCGTACGGCCTGGTGCGCTACGGCGTGGCACCGGACCACGAGAAGATCAAGTCACTCCAGGGAAACCTGCGGACGGTGCTGGAGCACGAGCGGGTGCGTTTCCTCGGCGGCGTCCGGATCGGGCCCGGCGGGCTGTCCGGTGCCCGGTTGCGGGAGCTGTACCACGCGGTCGTGTACTGCGTGGGCGCCGCCACCGACCGGCATCTCGGGATTCCCGGCGAGGAGCTGCCGGGCAGCTGGTCGGCGACCGAGTTCGTGTCCTGGTACAGCGCCCATCCGGACGCCGCCGTCGACGGCTTCGTGCGCGGCGCCCGCTCGGCCGTGGTCATCGGCGTCGGGAACGTGGCGGTGGACGTCGCCCGGATGCTGGCCCGGGGCCCGGCGGAGCTGAGCCCCACCGACATGCCGCAGGCCGCCCTCTCCGCGCTGGCCGCGAGCCGGGTGACCGACATCCACATGGCGGGCCGGCGCGGCCCCTCCCAGGCCCGCTTCACCACCAAGGAACTGCGCGAGCTGGGCGCCATGCCGGAGACCGACGTGCGGGCGGACCCGGCGGAACTGGCGCAGGACCCGGCGTACCTCGACCCCTCGGGGCTGCCCGCCGCGCAGCGCCGCAACGTGGAGGTGCTGCGGGACTGGACGCGGACCCCGGCGACGGGCGCGCCGCGCCGGATCCGGCTGCGCTTCTTCCTGCGCCCCGTCGCCCTCCTCCCCGACGGCGGCAGGGTGGGCGCGGTGCGCTTCGAACGGACACGGCCGGACGGGCAGGGCGGGGTGACGGGCACGGGGCGGTACGAGGACGTCGAGGCGCAACTGGTGCTGCGCTCGGTCGGCTACCGCGGGGTGCCGCTGGAAGGGCTGCCGTTCGACGCCGCGACCGGCACGGTCCCCCATCTGGCCGGGCGCGTGCTGCGCGAGGGCGTGGTCGCGCCGGGCGAGTACGTGGCCGGCTGGATCAAGCGGGGGCCGACGGGCGTCATCGGCACCAACCGGCCCTGCGCGAAGGAGACGGTGCTGTCACTGCTCGAGGACGCCGACGTGATCGTACGGAAGGAGATTCCCGCGGATCCGCCGGCGGTACTGCGGGCCGAGGGGATCGACCCCGTCGAGTGGTCGGGATGGCAGGCGATCGAGCGGGCGGAGGCGCGGCTCGGGGCCTCGCTCGGGCGGGGCGTGGTCAAGCTGCCCGACTGGGAGTCACTGCTGACGGCGGCCAGGGGAACTGCCTCGTAG
- a CDS encoding DUF6214 family protein: protein MSVWPAWEVREDGGTTSWFHVRLAFTDGARIDVLAVVSGGCLSLEDVRARPALPLDDLPVLAEWIEGPLSEACGAAPEAGEAGARNRARPAWPGGIEGRWLVAREYRAAQEGGVDPVLAVMCATGHGRRRSLRLIAQARDAGFLAPGHARR, encoded by the coding sequence GTGTCCGTGTGGCCCGCGTGGGAGGTGCGGGAGGACGGTGGAACGACGTCGTGGTTCCACGTACGGCTGGCCTTCACCGACGGCGCACGGATCGACGTCCTCGCGGTGGTGTCCGGGGGATGCCTCTCGCTCGAGGATGTGCGAGCGCGGCCGGCCCTGCCACTGGACGATCTCCCCGTGCTCGCCGAATGGATCGAGGGACCGCTGTCCGAGGCGTGCGGTGCGGCGCCCGAGGCCGGCGAGGCGGGGGCCCGCAACCGGGCCCGGCCGGCGTGGCCGGGCGGGATCGAGGGGCGGTGGCTCGTCGCGCGGGAGTACCGCGCGGCCCAGGAGGGCGGCGTCGATCCCGTGCTCGCGGTGATGTGCGCGACCGGGCACGGCCGCCGCAGGTCGCTCAGGCTGATCGCCCAGGCGCGTGACGCGGGCTTCCTGGCACCCGGTCACGCACGGCGCTGA
- a CDS encoding DUF305 domain-containing protein, which yields MLLRRASRASLVTAALAVLAALALGGCDSGSDAKTPAATGPSVLVPGKPGEANQTLSAADAAEQRVDDDSPNSADVTYARTMIEHHTQALEMTELVPDRARSSKVKRLAERIAAAQGPEITGMRGWLRTYGEDETGGGHAHSAMPGMATEAQLGKLRAARGKAFDELFLTLMITHHEGAITMAANVKAQGNNIRIEEMADDVVAQQTSEITRMREMG from the coding sequence GTGCTCTTACGCCGCGCGTCGCGCGCGTCCCTGGTCACGGCCGCACTGGCCGTTCTCGCGGCGCTCGCACTCGGAGGCTGCGACTCCGGATCCGACGCGAAGACGCCCGCCGCGACCGGGCCGTCGGTACTCGTACCCGGCAAGCCGGGTGAGGCGAACCAGACTCTGTCCGCCGCGGACGCCGCCGAACAGCGCGTCGACGACGACTCCCCCAACTCGGCGGACGTGACGTACGCGCGCACGATGATCGAGCACCACACGCAGGCCCTGGAGATGACCGAACTCGTCCCCGACCGCGCCCGGTCGTCGAAGGTGAAGCGCCTCGCCGAACGGATCGCCGCCGCGCAGGGCCCGGAGATCACCGGCATGCGGGGCTGGCTGCGGACGTACGGCGAGGACGAGACGGGCGGCGGCCACGCGCACAGCGCGATGCCCGGCATGGCGACCGAGGCACAGCTGGGCAAGCTGCGCGCGGCGAGGGGGAAGGCGTTCGACGAGCTCTTCCTGACGCTGATGATCACTCACCACGAGGGCGCGATCACCATGGCGGCGAACGTGAAGGCGCAGGGCAACAACATCCGGATCGAGGAGATGGCCGACGACGTGGTCGCCCAGCAGACGAGCGAGATCACGCGGATGCGTGAGATGGGGTGA
- a CDS encoding LVIVD repeat-containing protein has protein sequence MILLSDPRTRRRRLGVAAAAAGLLAALLTAGPAAATPDPGDGTGTTNTEVSQRAQAEVRAAIADGGIPGQDEIVHSANVEHLANVPKEAFAGFNSDLAFQGRYAFAGNYDGFRIFDISDPKAPKTVAQVLCPGSQNDISVSGDLLFLSTDSSRSDSSCNSTTQPVTEKSSWEGMKVFDISDKANPRYVAAVETACGSHTHSLVPDRKNVYVYVSSYSPNAAYPDCQPPHDGISVIKVPRKAPEQAAVVGFPVLFPGEGPDGGGNPGAPTNPGVSKTTGCHDITVLPSKDLAAGACMGDGILFSIEDPEHPKVIDQVQDNVNFAFWHSATFNQKANKVVFTDELGGGGAATCNAAIGPNRGADGIYDIVGKGDKRKLVFRGYYKIPRHQADTENCVAHNGSLIPVKGKDIMVQAWYQGGVSVWDFTDSAHPKEIAYFERGPLTTDALSVGGSWSAYYYNGYIYSNDITKGFDVLKLSDRRTDPARRVHVRELNVQTQPDYFD, from the coding sequence GTGATCCTGTTAAGCGACCCCCGAACGCGGCGCAGACGGCTGGGAGTTGCCGCAGCCGCGGCCGGACTCCTGGCGGCGCTGCTGACGGCCGGCCCCGCCGCCGCGACCCCCGACCCCGGGGACGGCACGGGTACGACGAACACCGAGGTGTCCCAGAGAGCCCAGGCCGAGGTGAGGGCGGCCATCGCCGACGGCGGGATACCCGGACAGGACGAGATCGTCCACTCGGCCAACGTCGAGCACCTCGCCAACGTCCCCAAGGAGGCCTTCGCGGGCTTCAATTCGGACCTGGCCTTCCAGGGCAGGTACGCCTTCGCGGGCAACTACGACGGCTTCCGCATCTTCGACATCAGTGACCCGAAGGCGCCGAAGACGGTCGCCCAGGTCCTCTGCCCCGGCTCGCAGAACGACATCTCCGTCTCCGGCGACCTGCTGTTCCTGTCCACCGACTCCTCGCGCAGCGACAGCAGTTGCAACAGCACCACGCAACCTGTCACCGAGAAGTCGTCGTGGGAGGGCATGAAGGTCTTCGACATCAGCGACAAGGCGAACCCCAGGTACGTCGCCGCCGTCGAGACCGCCTGCGGCTCGCACACCCACTCGCTGGTGCCCGACCGCAAGAACGTCTACGTCTACGTCTCCTCGTACTCGCCGAACGCCGCCTACCCCGACTGCCAGCCCCCGCACGACGGCATCTCGGTCATCAAGGTGCCGCGCAAGGCGCCCGAGCAGGCGGCGGTCGTCGGCTTCCCGGTGCTCTTCCCCGGTGAGGGCCCGGACGGCGGCGGCAACCCCGGTGCGCCCACCAACCCGGGCGTCTCCAAGACCACCGGCTGCCACGACATCACGGTCCTGCCCTCCAAGGACCTGGCCGCGGGCGCCTGCATGGGTGACGGCATCCTCTTCTCCATCGAGGATCCCGAGCATCCGAAGGTCATCGACCAGGTGCAGGACAACGTCAACTTCGCGTTCTGGCATTCGGCGACCTTCAACCAGAAGGCGAACAAGGTCGTGTTCACCGACGAGCTGGGCGGCGGCGGTGCGGCCACCTGCAACGCGGCGATCGGCCCGAACCGCGGCGCCGACGGCATCTACGACATCGTCGGCAAGGGCGACAAGCGCAAGCTCGTCTTCCGCGGCTACTACAAGATCCCCCGCCACCAGGCCGACACGGAGAACTGCGTGGCCCACAACGGCTCGCTGATCCCGGTCAAGGGCAAGGACATCATGGTCCAGGCCTGGTACCAGGGCGGCGTGTCGGTCTGGGACTTCACCGACTCCGCCCACCCGAAGGAGATCGCCTACTTCGAGCGCGGCCCGCTGACCACCGACGCGCTCTCGGTCGGCGGCTCGTGGTCGGCGTACTACTACAACGGCTACATCTACTCGAACGACATCACCAAGGGCTTCGACGTCCTGAAGCTCAGCGATCGCCGCACCGACCCCGCCAGGCGGGTGCACGTGCGTGAGCTCAACGTCCAGACGCAGCCGGACTACTTCGACTGA
- a CDS encoding TetR/AcrR family transcriptional regulator has translation MSPRSASVNEELRRRSRERLLQAAVELVGEHGYEATTLGDIADRAGSARGLVSYYFPGKRQLVQSAVHRLMHRTLEEALEREPRTEDGRERLARAIDAILGLARDRPVLMRQHMAGLLQAEGFVQCPEQKRLSELLGDTVARYGSQNVGADYPMLRAVLMGAVFAALVPGVPMPVPVLRTELFQRYRLAPELGVPPDDEASGGTCETDLSRFFATGEQASGQSK, from the coding sequence ATGTCCCCGCGCAGCGCCTCGGTCAATGAAGAGTTGCGCCGGCGTTCCCGGGAGCGGCTCCTGCAGGCGGCGGTCGAGCTGGTCGGCGAGCACGGGTACGAGGCGACGACGCTCGGCGACATCGCGGACCGGGCGGGCTCGGCCCGGGGCCTGGTGTCGTACTACTTCCCCGGCAAGCGCCAGCTCGTGCAGTCGGCCGTGCACCGGCTGATGCACCGCACGCTGGAGGAGGCCCTGGAGCGGGAGCCGCGTACCGAGGACGGCCGGGAGCGGCTGGCGCGGGCCATCGACGCGATCCTGGGCCTGGCCCGGGACCGGCCGGTCCTGATGCGCCAGCACATGGCGGGCCTGCTGCAGGCCGAGGGGTTCGTGCAGTGCCCGGAGCAGAAGCGCCTGTCCGAGCTGCTGGGAGACACCGTCGCCCGCTACGGCTCCCAGAACGTCGGCGCCGACTACCCGATGCTGCGCGCGGTGCTCATGGGCGCGGTCTTCGCGGCTCTGGTGCCGGGAGTTCCGATGCCCGTGCCGGTGCTGCGGACGGAGCTGTTCCAGCGCTACCGGCTGGCCCCGGAACTCGGGGTCCCGCCGGACGACGAGGCGTCCGGCGGGACGTGCGAGACCGATCTGTCACGGTTCTTCGCTACGGGTGAGCAGGCGTCCGGTCAGTCGAAGTAG
- a CDS encoding HAD family hydrolase translates to MSAVLFDFSGTLFRIESAESWLRAVLDEAGLRLGEAELLRTAQALESTGALPGGAPAERLPDAVADIWRVRDESAELHRAAYTGLSRQVPLPDPRLHDALYDRHMTPAAWTPYPDAAEVLRTLRERGIGVGVVSNIGWDLRPVFREHGLDAYVGTYVLSFEHGIQKPDPQLFATACDALGADPRRTLMVGDDRRADGGAAVLGCRVHFVDHLPVSRRPDGLLPVLDLVDAGTARK, encoded by the coding sequence ATGTCTGCCGTACTGTTCGACTTCTCCGGAACCCTCTTCCGCATCGAGTCCGCCGAGTCCTGGCTGCGAGCCGTCCTGGACGAGGCCGGACTCCGCCTCGGCGAAGCCGAGTTGCTCCGGACCGCGCAGGCCCTGGAGAGCACGGGCGCCCTGCCCGGCGGCGCCCCCGCCGAGCGGCTCCCCGACGCGGTGGCCGACATCTGGCGCGTCCGGGACGAGAGCGCCGAACTGCACCGGGCCGCGTACACGGGCCTCTCCCGCCAGGTGCCACTGCCCGACCCCCGGCTGCACGACGCGCTGTACGACCGCCACATGACTCCGGCCGCGTGGACCCCGTACCCCGACGCCGCGGAGGTGTTGCGCACCCTGCGTGAGCGCGGGATCGGCGTCGGCGTGGTCAGCAACATCGGCTGGGACCTGCGGCCGGTCTTCCGTGAGCACGGTCTCGACGCCTACGTCGGCACGTACGTCCTGTCCTTCGAGCACGGGATCCAGAAGCCGGATCCGCAACTGTTCGCGACGGCGTGCGACGCGCTCGGCGCCGACCCTCGCCGGACCCTGATGGTCGGTGACGACCGGCGGGCCGACGGCGGTGCGGCGGTCCTCGGCTGCCGGGTGCACTTCGTGGACCATCTGCCGGTGTCCCGGCGGCCGGACGGACTGTTGCCGGTACTGGATCTGGTGGACGCCGGTACGGCGAGGAAGTAG
- a CDS encoding phosphatase PAP2 family protein, producing the protein MHSSSVDSPPRQPEHRTAARSAGALAVCSALLLTLVAARWGPLITVDGDISRTTHRWAVNDPDTTQVFRVLTDWVWDPLTMRILCAVAMVWLVWRRSAWWTALWLATTCALGTLLQQGIKAAVDRPRPVWSDPVDSAHYAAFPSGHALTATVVFGLLLWLLHHHGAGRVLWGTALTVAALSVVGVGLTRIWLGVHWPSDVLGGWLLGALVVAVAVPVYGHLPHRRRPPL; encoded by the coding sequence ATGCACTCGTCCTCCGTCGACTCCCCACCCCGTCAGCCGGAGCACCGCACCGCCGCCCGTTCCGCCGGTGCTCTGGCGGTGTGCTCCGCCCTGCTGCTCACGCTGGTGGCGGCCCGGTGGGGTCCGCTGATCACCGTCGACGGTGACATCTCCCGCACCACCCATCGCTGGGCGGTGAACGACCCCGACACCACTCAGGTGTTCCGCGTCCTGACGGACTGGGTCTGGGACCCCCTGACCATGCGCATCCTGTGTGCGGTCGCCATGGTGTGGCTGGTGTGGCGGCGCTCGGCATGGTGGACGGCCCTATGGCTGGCGACCACATGTGCGCTGGGCACACTGCTGCAGCAGGGAATCAAGGCCGCGGTGGACCGCCCGCGCCCCGTCTGGTCCGACCCCGTCGACTCCGCCCACTACGCCGCCTTCCCGTCGGGCCACGCCCTGACCGCCACGGTCGTGTTCGGCCTGCTCCTGTGGCTGCTGCACCACCACGGCGCCGGCCGCGTCCTGTGGGGTACGGCCCTGACCGTGGCCGCGCTCTCCGTGGTCGGCGTCGGCCTCACCCGGATCTGGCTGGGCGTCCACTGGCCCTCGGACGTGCTCGGCGGCTGGCTGCTCGGGGCGCTCGTCGTGGCGGTGGCGGTGCCGGTGTACGGCCACCTGCCCCACCGCCGACGGCCGCCGCTCTGA